In Synechococcus sp. CB0101, a genomic segment contains:
- a CDS encoding potassium channel family protein, with product MTPRQRTLLLGGLAFLLPLSSQAKAAPIAEGCTRPGVAVQLLICGAMVATTCVVQLGLTTLIAEWTHHPRLIHWCEAKASKRALAVLVGAKLVVLALLAYILMWALLLTGLGLLPDLETSFYFSGITFTSVGYGDVSLPSCWRLLSVGLAVDGLLMAGWSTALLVYIVQRSMELRLKQRNSP from the coding sequence ATGACCCCGCGCCAGCGCACGCTTCTGCTTGGCGGATTGGCCTTCCTGCTACCCCTGAGCAGCCAGGCCAAAGCGGCACCAATCGCCGAGGGCTGCACCAGGCCAGGAGTTGCCGTGCAACTGCTGATCTGCGGCGCCATGGTGGCCACCACCTGCGTGGTGCAACTGGGGCTCACCACCCTGATTGCGGAATGGACTCACCACCCACGCCTCATCCACTGGTGTGAAGCCAAGGCATCGAAACGAGCGCTTGCGGTGCTGGTCGGAGCGAAGCTGGTGGTGCTGGCCCTGTTGGCTTACATCCTGATGTGGGCGCTGCTGTTGACGGGTCTGGGTCTGCTGCCAGACCTGGAAACAAGTTTCTATTTCAGTGGCATCACCTTCACCAGCGTTGGCTACGGCGATGTGAGCTTGCCCAGCTGCTGGCGCCTGCTCAGCGTTGGGCTCGCGGTGGATGGGTTGCTGATGGCTGGATGGAGCACCGCGTTGCTGGTGTACATCGTGCAGCGTTCGATGGAACTGCGGCTGAAGCAGCGCAATAGCCCCTAA
- a CDS encoding FUSC family protein, translating into MAAEAPAGSLSLDLRAALVIGLAAALSDAACQGIGLSGESIAYGALIAALVVRPDFSRWPLLIYPVLIVLVGICLAIGVSLGLGLSDAPQAFVFGLVAALMQLITLLLPSKLRLLSGVVACAGVLPLLGTPSWEGWRDEMLAIVIGLLAGTLLQLTFTPAGLKQPPEESRAEAEDPPLADRIRAGLSSPFFWRKLVFASLAYAIGLGVGAVTPKYLYFGVVLLLNDSIGATMARVRDRMVGVSLGVLMPLLVFNTIGLSELSIGLVMGGTAALLAALNRRSYLRTALISSGVAFIGYGPLVAWYIPHRWIDYLMGSALALAVGVFLFPNSALRRFNQLTAGEHNPTVASELQVLLPAATEEARWLGLPKPQLPACTP; encoded by the coding sequence ATGGCGGCTGAAGCTCCCGCTGGGAGCCTGAGCCTGGATCTGCGAGCCGCACTGGTGATCGGCCTCGCGGCAGCGCTCAGTGATGCCGCCTGCCAAGGCATCGGGCTCAGTGGTGAATCGATCGCCTACGGCGCCCTGATCGCGGCCCTGGTGGTGCGGCCGGATTTCAGCCGCTGGCCGCTGTTGATTTATCCGGTGCTGATCGTTCTGGTGGGGATCTGCCTGGCGATTGGCGTGAGCCTTGGGCTGGGCCTTTCGGATGCACCGCAGGCGTTCGTGTTCGGCCTGGTGGCGGCCCTGATGCAACTGATCACGTTGCTCTTGCCCAGCAAATTGCGTCTGCTGAGCGGCGTGGTGGCCTGCGCCGGAGTGCTGCCACTGCTGGGCACACCGAGCTGGGAGGGCTGGCGTGACGAAATGCTCGCCATCGTGATCGGCCTGCTCGCGGGCACGCTCCTCCAACTCACCTTCACCCCGGCAGGGCTGAAGCAACCGCCCGAGGAGAGCCGTGCAGAGGCTGAGGATCCACCTCTGGCGGATCGCATCCGCGCCGGCCTTTCCTCACCCTTTTTCTGGCGAAAGCTGGTGTTCGCCAGCCTGGCCTATGCCATCGGCCTGGGTGTTGGAGCCGTCACGCCGAAATATCTCTACTTCGGGGTGGTGCTTCTGCTCAACGACAGCATCGGAGCCACCATGGCGCGGGTGCGCGATCGCATGGTGGGCGTGAGCCTCGGTGTGCTGATGCCACTGCTCGTGTTCAACACGATCGGCTTGAGTGAGCTCTCGATCGGGCTGGTGATGGGCGGAACCGCTGCCTTACTAGCCGCCCTCAACCGCCGCAGTTACCTGCGCACCGCTCTGATCTCGAGTGGTGTGGCCTTCATTGGCTACGGCCCCTTGGTGGCTTGGTACATCCCGCACCGCTGGATCGATTACCTGATGGGCTCCGCCTTGGCGCTGGCGGTGGGTGTGTTCCTCTTTCCCAATTCAGCGCTGCGTCGCTTCAACCAGCTCACCGCTGGCGAACACAACCCCACCGTGGCCAGCGAGCTGCAGGTGTTGCTGCCAGCCGCCACCGAAGAGGCCCGCTGGCTGGGCCTGCCCAAACCCCAACTGCCGGCCTGCACCCCATGA